Proteins co-encoded in one Burkholderia ambifaria AMMD genomic window:
- a CDS encoding polysaccharide biosynthesis protein has product MFRSKASWLSLSAFLFDLTAVVASWLFAYLVRFNGSIPADFLGGALQALVWALPVYALMFHLFGLYRGLWVFASLPDLMRISKAVGGGGVIVMIGAVMFQPSPIIPRSVLIVSPLMLFLAMGGARALYRATKEFYLYGGLVGQGKPVLVLGAGTAGASLARELSRSGEWRLVGLLDDDVTKQGREIYGYKVLGSFNDLKHWTDAMKIEYAIIAIPSASVETQRRVATLCVRAGVKAMVLPSLTALMPGQGFLSQVRNIDLEDLLGRDAVTIDTPHVEALLRGRVVMVTGAGGSIGSELCRQILRFAPAQLVAFDLSEYAMYRLAEELRERFPDQPVVPIIGDAKDSLLLDQVMSRHAPHIVFHAAAYKHVPLMEEHNAWQALRNNVLGTYRVACAAIRHDVRHFVLISTDKAVNPTNVMGASKRLAEMVCQALQQTSGGTQFETVRFGNVLGSAGSVIPKFQQQIAKGGPVTVTHPEITRFFMTIPEASQLVLQASSMGHGGEIFILEMGQPVRIVDLARDLIRLYGFSEGQIRIDFTGLRPGEKLYEELLADDETTTRTPHPKLRIARAREVPDHLLDELLPWLMQRRVLSDDEVRRDLRRWVPEYQTAASPALQTVPTLFPSKSAARD; this is encoded by the coding sequence ATGTTCCGATCCAAAGCATCGTGGCTTTCACTGAGTGCTTTCCTGTTCGACCTGACAGCGGTTGTCGCGTCGTGGTTGTTTGCTTACCTCGTTCGTTTCAACGGCAGTATTCCGGCTGATTTTCTCGGCGGCGCACTGCAGGCACTCGTCTGGGCGTTGCCGGTCTACGCGCTGATGTTCCATCTGTTCGGCCTGTACCGCGGCCTGTGGGTGTTCGCGAGCCTGCCGGACCTGATGCGCATTTCGAAGGCGGTCGGAGGCGGCGGTGTGATCGTGATGATCGGTGCGGTGATGTTCCAGCCGTCCCCGATCATTCCGCGCTCGGTGCTGATCGTGTCGCCGCTGATGTTGTTCCTCGCGATGGGCGGCGCTCGCGCGCTTTACCGCGCGACAAAGGAGTTCTACCTGTATGGCGGGCTGGTCGGGCAGGGCAAGCCGGTGCTGGTGCTCGGGGCCGGCACGGCAGGCGCGAGCCTCGCGCGTGAGCTGTCGCGTTCGGGTGAGTGGCGTCTGGTTGGCCTGCTCGACGACGATGTCACAAAGCAAGGACGCGAGATCTATGGCTACAAGGTGCTCGGTTCGTTCAACGACCTGAAGCACTGGACCGACGCGATGAAGATCGAATACGCGATCATCGCGATTCCGTCGGCGTCGGTCGAAACGCAGCGGCGCGTCGCGACGCTGTGCGTGCGGGCGGGCGTGAAGGCGATGGTACTGCCGTCGCTGACCGCGTTGATGCCGGGGCAGGGGTTCCTGTCGCAAGTGCGCAATATCGACCTCGAGGATCTGCTTGGCCGCGACGCGGTGACGATCGACACGCCGCACGTCGAGGCGTTGCTGCGCGGTCGCGTCGTGATGGTGACGGGCGCTGGCGGTTCAATCGGTTCGGAGCTGTGCCGGCAGATCCTTCGTTTCGCGCCGGCGCAGCTCGTTGCGTTCGACCTGTCCGAATACGCGATGTACCGGCTTGCCGAAGAGTTGCGCGAACGCTTTCCGGATCAGCCGGTGGTGCCGATCATTGGCGATGCCAAGGATTCGCTGCTGCTCGATCAGGTGATGTCGCGTCATGCGCCGCACATCGTGTTCCATGCGGCCGCGTACAAACACGTGCCGCTGATGGAGGAACACAACGCGTGGCAGGCGCTACGCAACAATGTACTCGGCACGTACCGCGTTGCATGCGCCGCGATCCGCCACGACGTGCGCCATTTCGTGCTCATCTCTACCGACAAGGCCGTCAACCCGACCAACGTGATGGGCGCGAGCAAGCGTTTGGCTGAGATGGTCTGCCAGGCGCTGCAGCAGACGAGCGGCGGTACGCAGTTCGAGACCGTGCGCTTCGGCAACGTGCTCGGCAGCGCCGGTAGCGTGATTCCGAAGTTCCAGCAGCAGATCGCCAAGGGTGGCCCGGTGACGGTCACGCACCCGGAAATCACGCGGTTCTTCATGACGATTCCGGAAGCGTCGCAGCTCGTGCTGCAGGCGTCGAGCATGGGGCATGGGGGCGAAATCTTTATTCTCGAGATGGGGCAGCCGGTCAGGATCGTTGATCTCGCTCGCGATCTGATCCGCCTGTACGGCTTCTCGGAAGGGCAGATCCGGATCGACTTTACGGGGCTGAGGCCCGGCGAGAAGCTCTACGAGGAACTCCTCGCGGACGACGAGACGACCACGCGCACACCGCATCCGAAGCTGCGGATCGCACGCGCGCGCGAAGTGCCGGACCACCTCCTTGACGAACTGCTGCCGTGGCTGATGCAGCGTCGTGTATTGAGCGACGACGAAGTGCGTCGGGATCTGCGGCGCTGGGTGCCCGAATACCAGACGGCTGCGAGTCCCGCCCTTCAAACCGTACCCACGTTGTTCCCCTCGAAGTCGGCGGCGCGAGATTAG
- a CDS encoding MraY family glycosyltransferase gives MLSFASGFIVSLLVTLFIVRYAHLHEKFSIDSDLAGVQKFHVRPVPRVGGIGILAGVVVAALVLSRRYPTISGSILGIVACGLPAFLSGLVEDLTKRVSPRARLLCTMGAAALAFWLLNIAVTRISVPPLDFLLHYVAISAFITVLAVAALANAINIIDGFNGLASMVSFMMFASLAYVAFHVNDPVVMSASIIMMGAVLGFFLWNFPAGLIFLGDGGAYFIGFMLAELAIMLVMRNREVSAWYPVLLFMYPIFETCFSIYRKKFIRGMSPGIPDGVHLHMLVYKRLMRWAVGTKHAHDLTRRNSLTSPYLWLLCLVAVIPATLFWRHTVHLFVFVVLFALTYVWLYLSIVRFKVPRWMVVRKERRGQ, from the coding sequence ATGCTCAGCTTCGCGTCCGGCTTCATCGTCTCCCTGCTCGTCACGTTGTTCATCGTGCGTTATGCGCATCTGCACGAGAAATTCTCGATCGACAGCGACCTGGCCGGCGTGCAGAAATTCCACGTGCGGCCGGTGCCGCGCGTCGGGGGCATCGGGATCCTCGCCGGCGTCGTCGTTGCCGCGCTGGTGCTGTCCCGGCGCTACCCGACGATCTCCGGCAGCATTCTCGGGATCGTCGCGTGCGGGCTGCCGGCGTTCCTGTCAGGCCTCGTCGAGGACCTGACCAAGCGCGTGTCGCCGCGCGCGCGGCTGCTGTGCACGATGGGCGCCGCCGCGCTGGCGTTCTGGCTGCTGAACATCGCGGTCACGCGCATCAGCGTGCCGCCGCTCGACTTCCTGCTCCACTACGTCGCCATTTCGGCGTTCATCACCGTGCTCGCGGTCGCGGCGCTGGCGAACGCGATCAACATCATCGACGGCTTCAACGGCCTCGCGTCGATGGTCAGCTTCATGATGTTCGCGTCGCTTGCGTACGTCGCGTTTCATGTCAACGACCCGGTCGTGATGTCCGCGTCGATCATCATGATGGGCGCCGTGCTCGGCTTCTTCCTGTGGAATTTCCCCGCCGGCCTGATCTTCCTTGGTGACGGCGGCGCGTATTTCATCGGCTTCATGCTCGCCGAACTCGCGATCATGCTGGTGATGCGCAACCGCGAAGTGTCCGCGTGGTATCCGGTGCTGCTGTTCATGTATCCGATCTTCGAGACCTGCTTCTCGATCTATCGGAAGAAGTTCATCCGCGGGATGTCGCCGGGGATTCCGGATGGCGTGCACCTTCATATGCTGGTGTACAAGCGGCTGATGCGCTGGGCCGTCGGCACCAAGCATGCGCATGATTTGACGCGGCGGAATTCGCTGACGTCACCCTATCTCTGGCTGCTGTGCCTCGTCGCGGTGATTCCGGCGACGCTGTTCTGGCGGCACACCGTGCACCTGTTCGTTTTTGTCGTGCTGTTCGCGCTCACTTATGTGTGGCTTTATCTCAGCATCGTGCGGTTCAAGGTGCCTAGGTGGATGGTCGTGAGGAAGGAAAGGCGCGGGCAGTGA
- a CDS encoding protease pro-enzyme activation domain-containing protein, with the protein MVLALAGCGGDDASPAVATAQSGKLSALRAAGNAVSAAPMSATAPVHVALVLKLNDEAGLNRFIEHARTPGSAGFGAVLTSAQIAAQYAPTTAQVATVKAYLASKGFTNIKVADNNMIVEADAPAGVISGVFRTTLVPVAMADGTGTHINTAPETVPDAISGVVRGVLGLDTATRLRPNFVRASNAAAAPTANASPTISAVTVGHNPTQFPGIYSVGSTPTAANTTIGIIAEGDVTQSVIDLATFESHNQLPAVPVSVIHAGLASADTSANIEWSLDSQTIVGMSGGLKQLNFYVARSFAWSDIALAINRAVSDNTARVINMSIGGCENWAPTAAIDTLFQLAVAQGQTFSVSSGDSGSVAYGCNGTSVQYPATSPYVVAVGGTTLYTNGNGNYAGETAWEASGGGISGFEPIPSWQSNVPALKGRASRGMPDLAFDADPNSGAQIIVGGQLETVGGTSLSAPLFSATWARLLSGSCTTSLGFAAPRIYSVQSTTASIFHDITNGSNGAYSAGSGWDFVTGWGTPNVSLLYSSLCGSTSVSYSGGINEGTTLKPGQAVYSASRNHQLLMQGDGNLVLYNTTNGAAVWNTRTYGNAGAYAVFQNDGNFVVYSANGAVLWYSATYGQSGSQHLSVQDDGNMVIYQSFVPVFATATGTSSYAISASGSAVWNGGVVLSSGQSFTSGNGANVLIMQGDGNLVLLRQGVPIWNSGTYGHSGAFGVMQGDGNLVVYSPAGAPLWNSGTGGNSGATAYIQDDGNVVIYTQRPSWSSNTAGV; encoded by the coding sequence ATGGTGCTCGCGCTGGCCGGCTGCGGCGGCGACGACGCCAGTCCGGCGGTGGCTACGGCGCAGTCCGGCAAACTGTCGGCGCTGCGCGCCGCGGGCAACGCGGTGAGCGCGGCCCCGATGAGCGCAACGGCGCCGGTGCATGTTGCGCTGGTACTCAAGCTGAACGACGAAGCTGGATTGAACCGCTTTATCGAGCACGCGCGAACACCTGGCAGCGCCGGCTTCGGGGCCGTGCTGACCTCCGCGCAGATTGCCGCGCAGTACGCACCCACCACCGCCCAGGTGGCCACCGTGAAGGCCTATTTGGCAAGTAAGGGCTTCACGAACATCAAGGTGGCCGACAACAACATGATCGTGGAAGCCGATGCGCCGGCCGGGGTGATATCCGGTGTGTTCCGGACGACGCTCGTTCCGGTCGCGATGGCGGACGGCACCGGCACGCATATCAATACCGCCCCGGAGACGGTGCCCGATGCGATCAGCGGGGTCGTTCGAGGGGTTCTCGGACTCGATACCGCGACTCGCCTGCGTCCGAATTTCGTACGCGCCTCCAACGCCGCTGCGGCTCCGACTGCAAATGCGTCGCCAACGATATCCGCGGTCACGGTCGGCCACAATCCGACGCAATTTCCCGGCATTTATTCCGTCGGTAGCACCCCGACCGCTGCCAACACCACGATCGGCATTATTGCCGAAGGGGACGTGACGCAATCCGTCATCGACCTGGCAACGTTCGAAAGCCACAACCAGTTGCCTGCCGTACCCGTTTCAGTGATCCATGCCGGGCTGGCAAGCGCGGACACAAGCGCGAACATCGAATGGTCGCTCGATAGCCAGACCATCGTGGGGATGTCCGGGGGCCTCAAGCAGCTCAATTTCTACGTTGCGCGGTCGTTTGCGTGGAGCGATATCGCGCTTGCAATCAATCGCGCCGTGAGCGACAACACCGCCCGTGTCATCAACATGTCGATCGGCGGTTGCGAGAACTGGGCGCCGACGGCGGCCATCGACACGCTGTTCCAGCTCGCCGTTGCGCAAGGACAAACTTTCTCGGTCAGTTCCGGCGATTCAGGCAGCGTGGCATATGGCTGCAATGGTACGTCGGTGCAATACCCGGCGACATCCCCGTATGTCGTGGCCGTTGGCGGCACGACGCTCTATACGAACGGGAATGGAAACTACGCGGGCGAGACGGCCTGGGAAGCCAGCGGTGGCGGCATTAGTGGGTTTGAGCCGATTCCTTCGTGGCAGTCGAACGTACCCGCACTCAAAGGCCGGGCGTCCCGAGGCATGCCGGACCTTGCATTCGATGCCGATCCCAACAGCGGCGCACAAATCATCGTCGGCGGACAACTCGAGACGGTGGGCGGCACGAGCCTTTCCGCGCCGCTCTTTAGCGCTACCTGGGCGCGCTTGCTATCCGGCAGTTGCACGACGAGCCTCGGATTCGCGGCGCCGAGAATCTACAGCGTGCAATCGACGACCGCTTCGATTTTTCACGATATCACCAACGGCAGCAATGGCGCATACAGTGCCGGTTCGGGATGGGACTTCGTGACCGGTTGGGGCACCCCGAACGTCAGTCTGCTCTATTCGTCGCTATGCGGTTCGACGTCTGTCTCCTACAGCGGCGGAATCAACGAAGGTACGACACTGAAGCCCGGGCAAGCCGTCTATTCCGCGTCCAGGAATCATCAACTTCTGATGCAGGGCGACGGTAATCTCGTCCTTTACAACACGACGAATGGCGCCGCGGTGTGGAATACCCGGACGTATGGAAATGCCGGAGCGTACGCCGTCTTTCAGAACGATGGCAACTTCGTGGTCTACAGTGCGAATGGCGCGGTGCTGTGGTACTCGGCGACCTACGGACAGTCAGGCAGTCAACATCTTTCCGTGCAGGACGACGGCAACATGGTGATCTATCAATCATTCGTGCCAGTATTCGCGACCGCGACCGGCACGTCGAGCTACGCGATCTCGGCGAGCGGTTCGGCTGTCTGGAACGGGGGCGTCGTCCTGAGTAGTGGCCAGAGTTTTACATCCGGCAATGGGGCGAACGTGCTCATCATGCAAGGCGACGGGAATTTGGTGCTGCTTCGCCAAGGTGTTCCGATTTGGAACTCGGGCACCTACGGTCATTCGGGCGCGTTTGGTGTAATGCAAGGGGATGGCAATCTGGTCGTCTACAGCCCGGCGGGTGCGCCGCTCTGGAACTCCGGTACCGGTGGCAATTCGGGCGCGACTGCTTACATTCAGGACGACGGCAACGTGGTGATCTATACGCAACGGCCGAGTTGGAGCTCGAATACAGCAGGGGTCTAG
- a CDS encoding UDP-glucose 4-epimerase family protein, producing the protein MMRLVITGANGFVGRAVCRRALDAGHTVTALVRRPGACIDGVREWVHGSADWEGLDAAWPADLVADCVIHLAARVHVMRDDSPDPDAAFDATNVAGTLRLAEAARKYGVRRIVYASSIKAVGESDSGAPLSESWPADPQDAYGRSKLRAEQQLARFGTSAGLDVVIVRPPLVYGPHVTANFLRMMDAVARGMPLPLGSISARRSIVYVDNLADALLQCATDPRAAGECFHVADDDAPSVTGLLRLVGDALGKPARLLPVPTAALRALGKLTGRSATIDRLTGSLQLDTGRIKRVLGWQPPYTTRQGLEATAAWYRSRDIQQ; encoded by the coding sequence ATGATGCGCCTGGTCATCACTGGCGCGAACGGCTTCGTCGGCCGGGCCGTCTGCCGTCGCGCGCTGGACGCCGGGCATACCGTTACCGCGCTGGTGCGACGCCCTGGCGCATGCATCGACGGCGTGCGCGAATGGGTGCACGGCAGCGCCGATTGGGAGGGGCTCGACGCGGCCTGGCCCGCCGACCTCGTCGCCGATTGCGTGATCCATCTCGCCGCACGCGTACATGTGATGCGCGACGATTCGCCCGATCCCGACGCCGCATTTGATGCGACCAATGTCGCGGGCACGCTGCGTCTCGCCGAAGCCGCGCGCAAGTACGGCGTGCGCCGAATCGTATATGCGAGCAGCATCAAGGCGGTCGGCGAGAGCGACAGCGGGGCGCCGCTGTCGGAAAGCTGGCCCGCCGACCCGCAAGACGCATACGGCCGCTCGAAGCTGCGTGCCGAGCAGCAACTCGCGCGGTTCGGCACGTCGGCCGGGCTCGACGTCGTCATCGTGCGTCCGCCGCTGGTCTATGGCCCGCATGTCACCGCCAATTTCCTGCGGATGATGGACGCGGTTGCACGCGGGATGCCGCTACCGCTCGGTTCCATCTCCGCTCGCCGCAGCATCGTCTACGTCGACAACCTGGCCGACGCGCTGCTACAGTGCGCGACCGACCCGCGGGCGGCCGGCGAGTGCTTCCACGTTGCCGACGACGATGCGCCGTCGGTTACCGGCCTGCTGCGTCTGGTGGGCGATGCCCTCGGCAAACCGGCGCGGCTGCTGCCGGTCCCCACGGCGGCACTACGCGCGCTCGGCAAGCTGACCGGCCGCAGCGCGACGATCGACCGCCTGACAGGCAGCCTGCAACTCGACACGGGCCGCATCAAGCGCGTACTGGGCTGGCAACCGCCGTATACGACTCGTCAGGGCCTCGAAGCGACCGCGGCATGGTATCGTTCGCGCGATATACAACAGTAG
- a CDS encoding glycosyltransferase, which yields MTSPDCPLPLDDVAVLMPAYNGHDDVARTLASFSEDAPVHVLIVDDGSTPPIVAPELPGLAVDVLRMPQNGGIERALEAGIDALAARGFRYAARIDAGDLAAPRRLAKQRAYLDAHPRVACVGMWTQVVSRAGEPRFMLTPPADPRMLRRTRFLRSPLVHPSVMLRIDAVREVGNYRAKYRAAEDLDLFLRLMQRYDCANLPELGLYYELNEGGISATRRRRQLISTLSLLLRHFNALNPYDWAGLAKNLLHFVTPYRTLQRIKQTLFAARPSA from the coding sequence ATGACGTCTCCCGATTGCCCGCTCCCGCTCGACGACGTGGCCGTGCTCATGCCGGCCTACAACGGACACGACGACGTCGCCCGCACCCTCGCGTCGTTCAGCGAGGACGCGCCGGTGCACGTGCTGATCGTCGACGACGGCAGCACGCCGCCGATCGTCGCGCCCGAGCTGCCCGGCCTCGCGGTCGACGTGCTGCGCATGCCGCAAAACGGCGGCATCGAGCGCGCGCTCGAGGCCGGCATCGACGCGCTCGCGGCACGCGGCTTCCGCTATGCGGCCCGCATCGACGCCGGCGACCTCGCCGCCCCGCGGCGGCTCGCGAAGCAGCGCGCGTATCTCGACGCGCATCCGCGCGTGGCCTGCGTCGGCATGTGGACCCAGGTCGTGTCGCGCGCCGGCGAGCCGCGCTTCATGCTGACCCCGCCGGCCGATCCGCGCATGCTGCGCCGCACGCGTTTCCTGCGCTCGCCGCTCGTGCATCCGTCGGTCATGCTGCGCATCGACGCGGTGCGCGAAGTCGGCAACTACCGCGCGAAGTACCGTGCGGCCGAGGATCTCGATCTTTTTTTACGGTTAATGCAACGCTACGATTGCGCGAACCTGCCCGAGCTCGGCCTCTACTACGAGCTCAACGAGGGCGGGATCAGCGCGACCCGGCGCCGCCGCCAGCTGATTTCGACGCTGTCGCTGCTGCTGCGTCACTTCAACGCGCTGAACCCGTACGACTGGGCCGGCCTCGCCAAGAACCTGCTGCATTTCGTGACGCCGTACCGTACGCTGCAGCGAATCAAGCAGACGCTGTTCGCGGCGCGGCCGTCCGCTTAG
- a CDS encoding glycosyltransferase family 4 protein codes for MSATSSLRIALVCNTAWAIYTYRHGLIRALVARGAEVIVIAPHDRTVPLLEQMGCRYVALAVASKGTSPREDLGTLAALVRHYRALRPALVFHYTIKPNIYGSVAAWLARVPSIAVTTGLGYVFIQKSRAASVAKRLYRFAFRFPREVWFLNRDDLATFTDEQLLAHPDRARLLHGEGVDLDQFAPVPLPGGHGPVFILIGRLLWDKGVREYVEAARAVRARYPDARFQLLGPLGVDNPSAISRADVDAWVSEGVVEYLGEAHDVRPHIAAADCVVLPSYREGVPRTLMEASAMGRPIVATDVPGCRDVVADGETGFLCRVRDSASLAEQLVRMIELGSAGRDAMGARGRRKVAEEFDEQQVVERYRQTIHTLTGITL; via the coding sequence ATGTCCGCTACCTCCTCGCTGCGCATCGCGCTCGTCTGCAACACGGCCTGGGCGATCTATACGTACCGCCACGGGCTGATCCGTGCGCTCGTCGCGCGCGGCGCCGAGGTCATCGTGATCGCGCCGCACGACCGCACGGTGCCGCTGCTCGAGCAGATGGGCTGCCGCTACGTCGCGCTCGCCGTCGCGTCGAAAGGCACGAGCCCACGCGAGGATCTCGGCACGCTCGCCGCGCTGGTGCGCCATTACCGCGCACTGCGGCCCGCGCTCGTGTTTCATTACACGATCAAGCCGAACATCTACGGATCGGTCGCCGCGTGGCTCGCGCGCGTGCCGTCGATCGCGGTCACCACGGGCCTCGGCTACGTGTTCATCCAGAAAAGCCGCGCGGCGAGCGTCGCGAAACGCCTGTACCGGTTCGCGTTCCGCTTCCCGCGCGAAGTCTGGTTCCTGAACCGCGACGATCTCGCGACCTTCACCGACGAGCAATTGCTCGCGCATCCGGATCGCGCGCGGCTGCTGCACGGCGAAGGCGTCGATCTCGACCAGTTCGCGCCGGTGCCGCTGCCCGGCGGCCACGGCCCGGTGTTCATCCTGATCGGCCGGCTGCTGTGGGACAAGGGCGTGCGCGAGTACGTCGAGGCCGCGCGCGCGGTGCGTGCCCGCTACCCGGACGCGCGCTTCCAGCTACTCGGTCCGCTCGGGGTCGACAACCCCAGCGCGATCAGCCGCGCGGACGTCGACGCGTGGGTTAGCGAAGGCGTGGTCGAGTATCTCGGCGAGGCGCACGACGTGCGCCCGCACATCGCGGCGGCCGACTGCGTCGTGCTGCCGTCGTACCGCGAAGGCGTGCCGCGCACGCTGATGGAAGCGTCCGCGATGGGCCGCCCGATCGTCGCGACCGACGTGCCGGGCTGCCGCGACGTCGTCGCCGACGGCGAAACCGGCTTTCTGTGCCGCGTGCGCGACAGCGCGAGCCTCGCGGAGCAGTTGGTCCGCATGATCGAACTCGGGAGCGCCGGCCGCGACGCGATGGGCGCGCGTGGCCGTCGCAAGGTGGCCGAGGAATTCGACGAGCAGCAGGTCGTCGAACGTTACCGGCAGACCATTCATACATTGACCGGCATCACACTCTGA
- the galE gene encoding UDP-glucose 4-epimerase GalE, which yields MTAKGTILVTGGAGYIGSHTAVELLDNGYDVVIVDNLVNSKAESVRRIEKITGRTPAFHQVDVCDEAALAKVFDAHPITGTIHFAALKAVGESVAKPLEYYQNNIGGLLTVLKVMRERNVRQFVFSSSATVYGVPERSPIDESFPLSATNPYGQSKLMAEQVLRDLEVSDPSWRVATLRYFNPVGAHASGLIGEDPAGIPNNLMPYVAQVAVGKLEKLRVFGSDYPTPDGTGVRDYIHVVDLAKGHIAALDALATRDASFVVNLGTGQGYSVLEVVRAFEKASGRPVPYELVARRPGDIAECYANPQAAADLIGWRATLGIDEMCADHWKWQEANPRGFV from the coding sequence ATGACCGCTAAAGGCACCATCCTCGTTACCGGCGGTGCGGGCTACATCGGCTCGCACACGGCCGTCGAGCTGCTCGACAACGGCTACGATGTCGTGATCGTCGACAACCTCGTCAACAGCAAGGCCGAGTCCGTGCGGCGCATCGAGAAGATCACGGGCAGGACGCCCGCGTTCCACCAGGTCGACGTGTGCGACGAAGCCGCGCTCGCGAAGGTGTTCGACGCGCATCCGATCACCGGCACGATCCATTTCGCGGCGCTCAAGGCGGTCGGCGAATCGGTCGCGAAGCCGCTCGAGTACTACCAGAACAACATCGGCGGCTTGCTGACCGTGCTCAAGGTGATGCGCGAGCGCAACGTCAGGCAGTTCGTGTTCAGCTCGTCGGCGACCGTGTACGGCGTGCCCGAGCGCTCGCCGATCGACGAATCGTTCCCGCTGTCCGCGACCAACCCGTACGGCCAGTCGAAGCTGATGGCCGAGCAGGTCCTGCGCGATCTCGAGGTCTCGGACCCGTCGTGGCGCGTTGCGACGCTGCGCTACTTCAACCCCGTCGGCGCGCATGCGAGCGGGCTGATCGGCGAGGATCCGGCCGGCATCCCGAACAACCTGATGCCGTACGTCGCGCAGGTCGCGGTCGGCAAGCTCGAGAAGCTGCGCGTGTTCGGCTCCGACTACCCGACGCCGGACGGCACCGGCGTGCGCGACTACATCCACGTCGTCGATCTCGCGAAGGGGCACATCGCCGCGCTCGACGCGCTCGCGACGCGCGACGCGAGCTTCGTCGTGAACCTCGGGACCGGCCAGGGCTACAGCGTGCTGGAAGTCGTGCGCGCGTTCGAGAAGGCGTCGGGCCGCCCGGTGCCGTACGAACTCGTCGCGCGCCGCCCGGGCGACATCGCCGAGTGCTACGCGAATCCGCAGGCCGCCGCCGACCTCATCGGCTGGCGCGCGACCCTCGGCATCGACGAGATGTGCGCCGACCACTGGAAATGGCAGGAGGCGAACCCGCGCGGTTTTGTATAA
- a CDS encoding MraY family glycosyltransferase, with translation MPLPISTWPAVIAVALVAAVASTAILRMLLATGLAWRLATDIPNDRSLHTLPTPRVGGWGIVPVCVVALLVLTPHLWLIAAAAAGLAALSQVDDRRGLPARVRFSAHLAAVVALIVVFPADAPWWLLAGVGFVMVWLTNLYNFMDGADGLAGGMALFGFVAYAVAAMMGANPLPDLAVAGAAVAGAALGFLLLNFHPARLFLGDAGSIPLGFLAGALGYWGWRTGVWPIWFPALVFAPFIADASVTLLRRLLRGEKFWQAHREHYYQRMVRAGVGHRRTAVYWYLIMLAGIIVAVWAKGRPEWQQWLSFFAWYGVLACLGLVIDMRWRRFQSAAENNS, from the coding sequence ATGCCTCTCCCGATATCCACGTGGCCCGCCGTGATCGCGGTGGCGCTGGTCGCTGCCGTCGCATCGACGGCCATCCTGCGCATGCTGCTCGCGACCGGCCTCGCGTGGCGCCTCGCCACCGACATTCCAAACGATCGTTCGCTCCACACGCTTCCGACGCCGCGCGTCGGAGGTTGGGGCATCGTGCCGGTCTGCGTCGTCGCGCTGCTGGTTCTGACGCCGCACCTGTGGCTGATTGCCGCCGCTGCCGCGGGGCTCGCCGCGTTGTCTCAGGTCGACGACCGGCGCGGCTTGCCTGCCCGCGTGCGGTTCTCGGCGCATCTTGCGGCGGTCGTCGCGCTGATCGTCGTTTTTCCTGCCGACGCGCCGTGGTGGCTGCTCGCAGGCGTCGGTTTCGTGATGGTCTGGCTGACGAACCTGTACAACTTCATGGACGGTGCCGATGGCCTCGCGGGCGGCATGGCGCTATTCGGCTTCGTCGCATACGCTGTCGCGGCGATGATGGGCGCGAATCCATTGCCCGATCTCGCTGTGGCTGGCGCGGCGGTGGCCGGCGCCGCCCTCGGCTTTCTGCTGCTCAATTTTCATCCGGCGCGGCTGTTTCTCGGTGACGCGGGTTCGATTCCCCTCGGTTTTCTGGCCGGCGCACTGGGCTACTGGGGCTGGCGTACCGGTGTCTGGCCCATTTGGTTCCCGGCACTCGTGTTCGCGCCCTTTATCGCTGACGCATCTGTAACACTTTTGAGACGTCTGTTACGAGGCGAAAAGTTCTGGCAAGCCCACCGGGAGCACTATTATCAGAGGATGGTCCGAGCGGGCGTAGGTCACCGCCGGACTGCTGTTTATTGGTACCTCATCATGCTCGCAGGCATAATCGTGGCCGTGTGGGCAAAGGGCCGCCCGGAATGGCAGCAATGGTTGTCGTTCTTCGCGTGGTACGGCGTCCTGGCATGTCTCGGATTGGTGATTGACATGCGCTGGCGCCGGTTCCAGTCGGCAGCCGAAAACAACTCCTGA